A portion of the Phycisphaerales bacterium genome contains these proteins:
- the argH gene encoding argininosuccinate lyase — protein sequence MSPAGKPASMWGGRFDEPPDELFKRFNDSLPIDWHMVQQDITASIAWAQEIRNVGVLTSEECERITAGLREIADHAASLPGPPVESGLEDVHTWVEHQLVERLGPLGKKLHTGRSRNDLVSTDFRLWTRDCVHGRRRELADLRRALIDVAEKHAADPMPAYTHLQPAQPVTIGHWALAYEAMLTRDSARLLDTLDRVNECPLGCGALAGTAYDIDRHRLAHNLGFARPSTNSLDAASDRDFALETLAVFAACAVHLSRLAEDMIIYNSAEFALVKLSDKVTTGSSLMPQKKNPDALELIRGKSGRIAGAHNQLLILLKGQPLAYNKDNQEDKAALFDAAEELSMCLRVGALVIDTTTFDLDRCRTRAAAGYANATELADYLVARGVPFREAHDVAGKAVRAGLDAGLPLEELPLDTLRTIHEKIDADVADVLTIEATLGKRSAFGGTAPARVAQAAAAARDRLRTESGAKARG from the coding sequence GTGAGTCCCGCCGGCAAGCCTGCTTCGATGTGGGGCGGTCGCTTCGACGAACCGCCGGACGAACTCTTCAAGCGGTTCAACGACTCGCTGCCCATCGACTGGCACATGGTCCAGCAGGACATCACCGCGTCCATCGCATGGGCGCAGGAGATCCGCAACGTTGGCGTGCTCACCAGCGAAGAGTGCGAACGCATCACCGCCGGCTTGCGCGAGATCGCCGATCATGCCGCCTCGCTGCCCGGCCCGCCAGTCGAGTCCGGACTCGAGGACGTCCATACCTGGGTCGAGCACCAACTGGTCGAACGCCTGGGTCCCCTAGGAAAGAAGCTACACACCGGCCGCAGCCGCAACGACCTCGTTTCGACCGATTTCCGCCTGTGGACACGCGATTGCGTCCATGGTCGCCGTCGCGAGTTGGCCGACCTCCGCCGCGCGCTCATCGACGTGGCCGAGAAGCACGCGGCCGACCCCATGCCTGCCTACACCCACCTGCAGCCCGCCCAGCCAGTGACCATCGGCCATTGGGCGCTTGCCTACGAGGCCATGCTCACCCGTGACAGCGCACGCCTTCTCGACACGCTCGACCGCGTGAACGAGTGCCCGCTGGGCTGCGGCGCTTTGGCGGGCACGGCCTACGACATCGACCGCCACCGACTCGCGCACAACCTCGGCTTTGCGCGCCCGAGCACCAACAGCCTCGATGCGGCAAGTGATCGCGATTTCGCGCTCGAGACGCTGGCCGTCTTCGCCGCCTGCGCCGTCCATCTTTCGCGCCTGGCCGAGGACATGATCATCTACAACAGTGCCGAGTTCGCACTGGTCAAGCTCAGCGACAAGGTCACCACCGGCTCTTCGCTGATGCCCCAGAAGAAGAACCCCGATGCGCTCGAACTCATTCGCGGCAAGTCCGGCCGCATCGCTGGCGCCCACAACCAGTTGCTCATCCTACTGAAGGGCCAGCCGCTGGCGTACAACAAGGACAACCAGGAGGACAAGGCCGCCCTCTTCGACGCCGCCGAAGAGCTGAGCATGTGCCTGCGCGTTGGAGCACTGGTCATCGACACGACCACCTTCGATCTGGATCGGTGCCGAACCCGCGCCGCTGCGGGCTACGCCAACGCAACGGAACTGGCCGACTACCTGGTGGCAAGGGGCGTGCCCTTCCGCGAAGCCCACGACGTCGCCGGCAAGGCGGTACGGGCAGGCCTGGATGCCGGGTTGCCGCTGGAAGAACTCCCCCTCGACACCCTGCGCACCATCCACGAGAAGATCGATGCCGACGTCGCCGACGTGCTGACCATCGAGGCCACGCTTGGCAAGCGTTCGGCGTTCGGTGGTACGGCGCCCGCCCGAGTAGCCCAGGCCGCTGCAGCCGCTCGCGATCGGCTGCGTACCGAGAGCGGGGCGAAAGCCCGCGGCTAA
- a CDS encoding argininosuccinate synthase gives MTQRKVVLAYSGGLDTSAIVPWLVETYGFEVHCIVADVGQGAEELEGVIEKARKTGAESCKVADLKQEFVDDYVFPTLIAGCQYETTYQLGTAMARPVIAKAQVEYAIEVGADAVCHGCTGKGNDQIRFEAGYAALAPHMEIIAPWRIWDLHSREDLLEYLRQRDIKSTASATKIFSRDRNLWHISHEGGPIEDPWNAPPPDVWMMSRNIEDTPDQPEEVSLTFEDGRPISLNGAYLGGVELIEQLNEIAGRHGVGRVDIIENRVVGIKSRGLYETPAGAVLVNALRGLEELAFDRDVRRYREHMATTFGELVYAGKWFTPLRQAISAAAESMASRLTGQVVVRLFKGHATVVQRSCDAALYDPGLASFSNTPLYDQKHAGGFIRLWTLTQRVEALRLQRDIKEPEAPARIIP, from the coding sequence ATGACCCAGCGCAAGGTCGTCCTTGCCTATTCCGGCGGCCTTGACACCTCGGCCATCGTGCCGTGGCTCGTCGAAACCTATGGCTTCGAGGTGCATTGCATCGTTGCCGACGTGGGCCAGGGCGCCGAAGAGCTCGAGGGCGTGATCGAGAAAGCGCGCAAGACCGGCGCCGAGAGCTGCAAAGTCGCGGACCTCAAGCAGGAATTCGTCGACGACTACGTCTTCCCGACGCTGATCGCAGGCTGCCAGTACGAAACCACGTACCAACTCGGTACGGCAATGGCCCGCCCGGTCATCGCCAAGGCGCAGGTCGAGTACGCGATCGAGGTCGGTGCCGACGCCGTCTGCCACGGCTGTACGGGCAAGGGCAACGACCAGATCCGCTTCGAGGCCGGGTATGCGGCCCTGGCGCCCCACATGGAAATCATCGCCCCCTGGCGCATCTGGGACCTTCACTCGCGTGAAGACCTGCTCGAGTACCTCCGCCAGCGCGACATCAAGAGCACTGCGAGCGCGACCAAGATCTTCAGCCGAGACCGCAACCTCTGGCACATCTCCCACGAGGGCGGGCCCATCGAAGACCCGTGGAACGCGCCGCCGCCGGACGTCTGGATGATGAGCCGCAACATCGAAGACACGCCCGACCAGCCCGAGGAGGTGAGCCTGACCTTTGAAGACGGCCGCCCCATCTCCCTCAACGGCGCCTATCTCGGCGGGGTCGAACTCATCGAGCAACTCAACGAGATCGCCGGCCGGCATGGCGTCGGACGCGTCGACATCATCGAGAACCGCGTGGTGGGCATCAAGAGCCGCGGGCTCTACGAGACCCCCGCGGGCGCCGTGCTCGTGAACGCCTTGCGCGGGCTCGAAGAACTCGCGTTCGATCGCGACGTCCGCCGGTATCGCGAGCACATGGCCACCACCTTCGGCGAACTCGTCTACGCCGGCAAGTGGTTCACGCCGCTGCGCCAGGCCATCAGCGCCGCCGCTGAGTCGATGGCGTCGCGTCTGACCGGCCAGGTCGTCGTGCGTCTGTTCAAGGGCCACGCCACCGTCGTGCAACGCTCCTGCGATGCGGCCCTGTACGACCCCGGACTTGCCTCGTTCAGCAACACCCCGCTGTACGACCAGAAGCACGCCGGCGGATTCATCCGCCTGTGGACGCTGACCCAGCGTGTCGAGGCCCTGCGTCTGCAGCGTGACATCAAGGAGCCCGAGGCGCCCGCCCGGATCATCCCGTGA
- the argF gene encoding ornithine carbamoyltransferase: protein MPDAPTPPPAIQMPKSLLSSAQLDAAGIRVVIDLADDMRSAWPTPARTLENKAVALVFEKPSLRTRTSFDIGLSRLGANVTYLDQSGSPLGDRESITDFTRTLERYADAIVARVRRHVVLQEMDRVSRVPIVNALSDHEHPCQALGDAMTIRAACGRIEGVKVAYIGDGNNVCNSLVLTLSALGAHVTIIAPSAYDPQPAVLAMARERAEASGGAVELNTDPDAIAGHDVVYTDTWVSMGSESERDERVEAFQRYRVTAATMARAAENRSAAHFMHCLPAFRGVEVDDEVIDGPGSLVYEQAENRMHAQNALLTMLLGGDSTNTNGANS, encoded by the coding sequence ATGCCTGACGCACCCACGCCGCCACCGGCCATCCAGATGCCCAAGAGCCTGCTTTCTTCGGCCCAGCTCGATGCCGCCGGCATCCGAGTGGTCATCGACCTGGCCGACGACATGCGATCGGCGTGGCCCACCCCCGCCCGAACGCTGGAGAACAAGGCCGTCGCACTCGTGTTCGAAAAGCCCTCGCTGCGCACGCGGACGAGCTTCGACATTGGCCTGTCTCGCCTGGGCGCCAACGTGACGTATCTCGACCAGTCCGGCTCGCCCCTGGGCGATCGCGAGTCGATCACCGACTTCACCAGAACGCTCGAGCGGTACGCCGATGCCATCGTCGCCCGTGTCCGCCGACACGTGGTGCTCCAGGAGATGGACCGCGTGTCCCGCGTGCCGATCGTCAACGCACTCAGCGACCACGAGCACCCGTGCCAGGCATTGGGCGACGCGATGACCATTCGCGCCGCCTGCGGGCGAATCGAGGGCGTCAAAGTCGCCTACATCGGCGATGGCAACAACGTCTGCAACTCGCTCGTGCTCACGCTGAGCGCGCTGGGCGCCCACGTCACGATCATCGCGCCCAGCGCCTACGACCCACAACCGGCGGTGCTCGCAATGGCACGCGAGCGGGCCGAGGCATCCGGGGGAGCCGTCGAGCTGAACACCGATCCCGACGCCATCGCCGGCCACGACGTGGTCTACACCGATACGTGGGTCTCGATGGGCAGCGAGAGCGAACGCGACGAACGCGTTGAAGCCTTCCAGCGATACCGCGTGACCGCTGCGACCATGGCCCGCGCGGCGGAGAACCGCTCCGCGGCGCACTTCATGCACTGCCTGCCGGCCTTCCGCGGCGTCGAGGTCGACGACGAGGTCATCGATGGTCCCGGCTCGCTCGTGTACGAACAGGCCGAGAACCGAATGCACGCACAGAACGCCCTCCTCACGATGCTGCTGGGCGGCGATTCCACGAACACGAACGGAGCGAACTCATGA
- the argB gene encoding acetylglutamate kinase — protein sequence MNAVVVKLGGRGVDAAVSREPIIDALARLAAHERLVIVHGGGGAIDARLDRLGIEARRVQGLRVTDDQTMHEVVAAVGGNVNHALVGALISRDVSCAGLTLSGAGICCRVHRPVDGVDLGRVGVVDPDEDAHNVDGLLALMGAGVLPVISCVGADDDGLPLNVNADDAAAGVAIALGASQLVLLTDTAGVLDADGGLINELDRAEIERLIDAGIIAGGMIVKVRAAVDMAARLHAPVRIASWTDADASWWRDPAAPGGTIIRDGKPAASLGAGNA from the coding sequence ATGAACGCAGTCGTCGTCAAACTCGGCGGACGCGGCGTCGACGCGGCCGTCTCGCGGGAGCCCATCATCGACGCCCTGGCCCGCCTTGCCGCCCACGAGCGCCTCGTGATCGTGCATGGCGGCGGCGGCGCCATCGATGCACGCCTCGATCGGCTCGGCATCGAGGCCCGGCGCGTCCAGGGCTTGCGCGTCACCGACGATCAAACGATGCACGAAGTCGTCGCCGCCGTGGGCGGTAATGTCAACCACGCATTGGTCGGCGCATTGATCTCCCGCGACGTCTCCTGTGCGGGGCTCACGCTGTCGGGCGCCGGCATCTGCTGCCGCGTGCATCGACCGGTCGACGGGGTGGACCTTGGCCGCGTGGGCGTCGTTGATCCCGACGAAGACGCCCATAACGTGGACGGCCTGCTGGCGCTCATGGGCGCGGGCGTGCTGCCGGTAATCTCGTGCGTCGGCGCCGACGACGACGGCCTGCCCCTTAACGTCAATGCCGACGATGCCGCCGCGGGCGTCGCCATCGCGCTCGGCGCCAGCCAACTGGTGCTGCTGACCGACACCGCCGGCGTACTCGACGCCGATGGTGGACTCATCAACGAGCTCGATCGAGCCGAGATCGAACGGCTGATCGATGCGGGCATCATCGCCGGCGGCATGATCGTCAAGGTGCGCGCCGCCGTGGATATGGCCGCGCGATTGCACGCCCCCGTTCGAATCGCATCATGGACCGATGCCGATGCGTCGTGGTGGCGAGATCCTGCCGCACCCGGTGGCACCATCATCCGGGACGGCAAGCCCGCGGCCTCGCTGGGAGCCGGCAATGCCTGA
- the argC gene encoding N-acetyl-gamma-glutamyl-phosphate reductase, whose product MSIPVAIAGATGYTGLELIRLVLAHPSLELAGVFASPEGRSVGQRVEDVFPDLRGRTQATFGAGEPESILACSPEVVFLCTPHEASATLAGALVGSCPVVADLSGAFRLPESDYPTAYGFEHPTPALLGQAVYALPEHNRAAIGEASLLSCPGCYPTASLLPLRPIVHAGLLAEGRVPFIDAVSGISGAGRTPSQRNLFGEVSLEPYNVFAHRHQPEIAHHAGVQVLFTPSVAPFFRGMLALVHVDLIPDASEDDVRACLASAYADDHFVRLLPKGRWPSVAGVERTNYADIALAFDERSNHAVLACSLDNLLKGASGQALQAVNIRLGLDERAGLTPDRTTASKEFA is encoded by the coding sequence ATGAGCATCCCCGTCGCCATTGCCGGGGCCACGGGATACACGGGACTGGAACTCATCCGTCTCGTCCTTGCCCACCCCTCGCTCGAACTGGCCGGCGTTTTCGCCTCGCCCGAGGGTCGCAGCGTGGGCCAGCGCGTCGAGGACGTCTTCCCGGATCTGCGTGGACGCACCCAGGCAACCTTCGGGGCGGGCGAGCCCGAGTCCATCCTGGCGTGCTCGCCAGAGGTGGTCTTCCTGTGCACGCCGCACGAAGCCAGCGCCACGCTCGCCGGCGCCCTGGTTGGCTCTTGCCCGGTCGTTGCCGACCTGTCGGGCGCCTTCCGGCTGCCCGAATCGGACTACCCGACGGCCTACGGCTTCGAACACCCCACCCCCGCGCTGCTCGGCCAGGCCGTCTATGCGCTGCCCGAGCACAACCGTGCCGCCATCGGTGAGGCCAGCCTGCTCTCGTGCCCGGGCTGCTACCCCACCGCGAGCCTCCTGCCGCTGCGTCCGATTGTCCATGCCGGCCTGCTCGCCGAGGGCCGGGTGCCGTTCATAGACGCCGTGAGCGGCATCAGCGGCGCGGGCCGGACGCCGTCGCAACGCAACCTCTTTGGGGAAGTCAGCCTCGAGCCGTACAACGTCTTCGCGCACCGCCATCAGCCCGAGATCGCCCACCACGCGGGCGTGCAGGTGCTCTTCACGCCCAGCGTCGCGCCGTTCTTTCGGGGCATGCTCGCCCTCGTGCACGTTGATCTCATTCCCGACGCCAGCGAAGACGACGTTCGCGCATGCCTTGCGTCCGCGTACGCCGACGACCACTTTGTGCGCTTACTCCCAAAGGGGCGCTGGCCGAGCGTCGCGGGCGTCGAGCGAACCAACTACGCCGACATCGCCCTGGCATTCGACGAACGCTCGAACCATGCCGTCTTGGCCTGCTCGCTGGACAACCTGCTCAAGGGCGCCTCGGGCCAGGCTCTCCAAGCCGTCAACATCCGGCTTGGGCTCGACGAGCGCGCCGGCCTGACGCCCGATCGCACCACGGCTTCCAAGGAGTTCGCATGA
- a CDS encoding rhodanese-like domain-containing protein, protein MKHSEKFLAIVDEARGRIKECTVEDVRKMQAAGEAFELIDVREESEFARGRLPGARHIGKGVIERDAEAKLPDPDAKIVLYCGGGYRSALAADNLQKMGYRDVISMDGGYRGWTEAGLPTEQPET, encoded by the coding sequence TTGAAGCACTCAGAGAAGTTTCTGGCGATCGTGGACGAGGCTCGCGGACGCATCAAGGAATGCACGGTCGAGGACGTCCGGAAGATGCAGGCAGCCGGTGAGGCGTTCGAACTGATCGATGTTCGCGAAGAAAGCGAGTTTGCCAGGGGACGACTGCCGGGCGCTCGCCACATCGGCAAGGGGGTCATCGAACGGGATGCCGAGGCGAAGTTGCCCGACCCAGACGCGAAGATCGTTCTGTATTGCGGCGGGGGCTATCGCTCGGCGCTGGCGGCGGACAACCTCCAGAAGATGGGCTATCGCGACGTCATCTCCATGGATGGAGGGTACCGCGGATGGACCGAAGCGGGTCTTCCCACCGAGCAGCCCGAGACCTAG
- a CDS encoding sugar phosphate isomerase/epimerase family protein has translation MARTAADLGFDGVDLRTFGYDSRTFVCDPLMTSAKKVESTFSDLGVDVCGLATSITLDHPVRPHVVGRTFLFDQERVTRQATRLVDFASMVGAPYLRVFGFEVPEGEKRATSVRLIANRLTAIADHARHRGVTIVLENGGSFRTAEDLREIIDMVDSPLLAACYNNAVGHAAGDDYVKAVRTLGRRLKFARLKDVGEDGCVRLGTGRSEPESFVRALMEYGYFDGWLCYEWDRAWDDTLAPAEDVLPEAIRTIYGWLGATGSKTGSRQAAGAV, from the coding sequence GTGGCCCGGACCGCAGCCGACCTGGGCTTCGATGGGGTCGACCTGCGAACCTTCGGCTACGACTCGCGCACCTTTGTGTGCGACCCGCTGATGACCAGCGCCAAGAAGGTCGAGTCGACCTTCAGCGACCTGGGCGTGGACGTGTGCGGGCTGGCGACCTCCATCACGCTCGACCACCCGGTGCGCCCCCACGTTGTGGGCCGCACGTTCCTGTTTGATCAGGAGCGTGTGACCAGGCAGGCGACCCGGCTGGTGGACTTCGCGTCGATGGTCGGGGCCCCGTACCTGCGCGTCTTTGGCTTCGAGGTGCCCGAGGGCGAGAAGCGCGCCACGTCGGTTCGGTTGATTGCGAATCGACTGACGGCGATCGCCGACCACGCCAGGCACCGCGGGGTGACGATCGTGCTCGAGAACGGCGGTAGCTTCCGGACCGCCGAAGACCTGCGCGAGATCATCGACATGGTCGACAGCCCGCTGCTGGCGGCCTGTTACAACAACGCTGTCGGCCATGCCGCGGGCGATGACTATGTCAAGGCCGTACGCACCCTCGGCCGCCGCCTGAAGTTCGCGCGGCTGAAGGATGTGGGCGAGGACGGCTGCGTTCGACTCGGCACGGGTCGGAGCGAACCCGAGTCATTCGTCCGCGCGTTGATGGAATACGGGTACTTCGACGGTTGGCTCTGCTACGAATGGGATCGCGCGTGGGACGACACGCTCGCGCCGGCCGAGGACGTGCTGCCAGAGGCTATCCGCACGATCTACGGCTGGCTGGGCGCAACCGGGAGCAAGACCGGCTCGCGCCAGGCAGCCGGGGCGGTCTGA
- the queG gene encoding tRNA epoxyqueuosine(34) reductase QueG, whose amino-acid sequence MLERCKELGFALAGIAPVRRMRREAEMRAWLARGRHGSMAYLARHADLKADPSQLLDGATCAVMVADLYATRDGGPDDVPDGHGRIARYARGGDYHKIMKKRLHALCDDLALRWPESRTRAFVDTAPVHEREMALAAGLGWIGKHTLLIHPKMGSWMLLGGVLTTLELEVRQSEEPDHCGTCTRCIDACPTDAITPYSVDASRCISYLTIERRGPIEPDLQRGMGPWIFGCDVCQEVCPHNSPRSGDVGDANPAYAGDRSSFDLLEVLGWDEGARRAAFAKSAMKRAKLGMMRRNAVIAAGNEIRRLGPGDDVATKLVRGLREVAGDAAADQELRTLAMRTLEDLGQSL is encoded by the coding sequence GTGCTGGAGCGTTGCAAGGAGCTTGGCTTTGCGCTCGCTGGCATCGCACCGGTTCGTCGCATGCGCCGCGAGGCCGAGATGCGGGCGTGGCTTGCCCGGGGCCGGCACGGATCGATGGCGTACTTGGCGCGACATGCCGATTTGAAGGCCGATCCGTCGCAGTTGCTCGATGGCGCGACGTGCGCCGTCATGGTCGCGGATCTCTACGCGACGCGCGATGGCGGACCCGATGACGTTCCCGATGGCCACGGGCGCATCGCCCGATACGCCCGCGGCGGCGACTACCACAAGATCATGAAGAAGCGGCTGCACGCGCTGTGCGATGACCTGGCGTTACGCTGGCCCGAGTCGCGCACTCGGGCGTTCGTTGACACTGCGCCCGTGCACGAACGCGAGATGGCGCTCGCGGCCGGGCTCGGTTGGATCGGCAAGCACACGCTCCTGATCCATCCGAAGATGGGAAGCTGGATGCTGCTGGGAGGCGTGCTGACCACGCTGGAACTGGAGGTGCGGCAGTCCGAAGAGCCCGACCACTGCGGTACGTGCACGCGTTGCATCGATGCCTGCCCGACCGATGCAATCACGCCGTACAGCGTCGACGCGTCGCGATGCATCAGCTACCTGACCATCGAACGACGCGGGCCGATTGAGCCCGACTTGCAGCGCGGCATGGGGCCATGGATCTTCGGATGCGACGTATGCCAGGAAGTATGCCCGCACAACTCGCCCCGATCGGGCGACGTGGGCGATGCGAACCCGGCGTACGCGGGAGATCGGTCGTCGTTCGATCTGCTGGAAGTACTCGGCTGGGACGAAGGCGCCCGGCGGGCGGCGTTCGCAAAGAGCGCCATGAAGCGGGCCAAGCTTGGCATGATGCGCCGCAACGCGGTCATCGCGGCGGGCAACGAGATCCGGCGGCTGGGACCCGGCGACGACGTCGCGACGAAGCTGGTGCGTGGATTGCGTGAGGTTGCGGGCGACGCGGCGGCGGACCAGGAACTCCGCACGCTTGCGATGCGCACGCTGGAGGACCTGGGGCAATCGCTATGA
- a CDS encoding NAD(P)/FAD-dependent oxidoreductase — translation MAEVRPVVVIVGGGFAGLACARALKRAPVDLVLVDRRNHHLFQPLLYQVATAALSPANIAAPIRRIMRRQRNCTVVMGEVEAVDAGAKTIRIAGNERRYEFLVLACGMRHNYFGHDEWQRVAPGLKSVDDALEIRQRVLLAFEAAEVEADEAARRAQLTFVVIGAGPTGVELAGAIAEIATQSIPRDFRRVDTRTAKVVLVEGAGRVLPMFHEESSERAKRSLEGLGVEVVLGQMASAIDDQGVTIGKGENARRIESRCVLWAAGLKAESVLDGLDVPKDRMGRVKVEADLSAPGHREIFVVGDLMAHEDPDTGKATPGVAQAAMQSGRYVGELIAAEVGGASRGSVEPFRYNDKGSMATIGRARAVAEIGSLRFGGFVAWVLWSVVHVSFLIGFRNKLMALIEWSWLYVSWSRGARLITGRRAQPDPADRVDSTGRTGCVGKGRASGAQRARRGLAGGLERERAIDVLGLLGLVSQGEGRALLTPDDVAEDGFVHAADALVELDAMRLEADLVHLPIVEVAQAAGGDDLGAVALEVQ, via the coding sequence ATGGCTGAGGTCCGGCCCGTGGTGGTGATCGTCGGCGGTGGGTTCGCCGGGCTGGCATGTGCACGGGCGCTCAAGCGAGCCCCGGTTGACCTCGTCCTGGTCGATCGCCGCAACCACCACCTGTTCCAGCCCTTGCTGTATCAGGTTGCCACGGCGGCGCTGTCGCCGGCAAACATCGCGGCGCCGATCCGCCGCATCATGCGCAGGCAGCGTAACTGCACCGTGGTGATGGGCGAGGTCGAAGCCGTCGACGCCGGCGCGAAGACTATCCGCATTGCCGGTAATGAGCGACGGTATGAATTTCTAGTGCTCGCATGCGGCATGCGACACAATTACTTCGGTCATGACGAGTGGCAACGCGTGGCGCCGGGACTCAAATCGGTGGACGACGCGTTGGAGATCCGCCAGCGCGTGCTGCTGGCCTTCGAGGCGGCCGAGGTCGAGGCCGATGAGGCGGCGCGACGAGCGCAGCTCACGTTCGTGGTCATCGGTGCGGGCCCGACCGGCGTGGAACTGGCTGGCGCGATCGCAGAGATTGCGACGCAGTCGATCCCGCGGGACTTTCGCCGCGTCGATACCCGGACGGCGAAGGTCGTGCTGGTCGAGGGCGCCGGCCGCGTGCTGCCGATGTTCCACGAAGAGTCTTCGGAGCGTGCGAAGCGGAGCCTGGAGGGCCTGGGCGTCGAGGTCGTGTTGGGTCAGATGGCGTCAGCCATCGACGATCAGGGAGTCACCATCGGCAAGGGTGAAAATGCGCGGCGGATCGAGAGTCGGTGCGTGCTTTGGGCCGCGGGGCTTAAGGCAGAGTCGGTGTTGGATGGTCTGGACGTTCCCAAGGACAGGATGGGCCGTGTGAAGGTCGAGGCCGATCTATCGGCGCCCGGCCATCGCGAGATATTCGTCGTGGGCGACCTGATGGCGCACGAAGACCCGGACACCGGCAAGGCCACGCCCGGCGTGGCGCAGGCGGCCATGCAGTCGGGCCGATACGTAGGCGAATTGATCGCCGCCGAGGTCGGCGGCGCGTCACGCGGATCTGTTGAACCGTTTCGGTACAACGACAAGGGATCGATGGCGACGATCGGGCGCGCGCGGGCGGTGGCGGAGATCGGTTCGCTGCGCTTTGGCGGGTTTGTTGCGTGGGTGCTTTGGTCGGTTGTGCACGTGTCGTTCCTGATCGGCTTTCGCAACAAGCTCATGGCGCTCATCGAGTGGTCGTGGCTGTACGTGTCGTGGAGCCGCGGGGCGAGGCTGATCACCGGCCGGCGCGCGCAGCCCGACCCGGCCGATCGTGTTGATTCGACCGGGAGGACAGGGTGCGTTGGTAAAGGTCGGGCCTCAGGGGCCCAGCGGGCGAGGCGTGGGCTCGCTGGTGGGCTCGAGCGTGAACGTGCGATCGATGTCCTTGGCCTTCTCGGCCTCGTATCGCAGGGTGAAGGTCGCGCCCTGCTCACCCCTGATGATGTAGCGGAAGATGGCTTCGTCCATGCCGCCGACGCCCTCGTTGAGCTGGATGCGATGCGGCTCGAAGCGGACCTCGTTCATCTGCCGATCGTTGAAGTCGCGCAGGCGGCCGGCGGTGATGACCTCGGCGCCGTTGCCCTCGAAGTGCAGTAG